The Siansivirga zeaxanthinifaciens CC-SAMT-1 region TAAAATGATAAAATCTGGTACTCCAAAAAAGGAAGCGTTAAACAATTTTATGTCGCGTGTACTTGGGTCTATAGATAAATAAATTCTGGATAAATTAAAACAAAAGAGCTGGCTTAAAGCCAGCTCTTTTGTTTTTATAAACTATTGTATACGATGCTTCTTTTTATAAGGCCTAATTATTAAGCGCGCTTCTCTATCAAAACGAATGTAATTATACACCCAATTAATAAAAACAACCATTCGGTTTCTAAAACCAATTAAGAAAAACAAGTGAACAAACATCCAAACGTACCAAGCAAAAACGCCCTGAAATCTTATTTTTGGTAAATCTACAACCGCTTTATTTCTGCCAATAGTTGCCATAGCGCCTTTATCGTTATACACAAAAGGCACCATCGGTTTGTTTTCTATCAATTTTAATAAATTTTCGCCTAATTGTTTTCCTTGTTGAATGGCTGGTTGCGCCATCATAGGCAAACCATCGGGAAATTCGGGAGAAACCATAGAAGCCACATCGCCTACTGCAAAAATATCGTCATAACCTTTTACCTGACTAAATTCATTCACCAACAATCGGTTGGAGCGGGTTACAAAGTCTCCCGCATCTAAACCTTTTATAGTAGCGCCCTTTACCCCTGCTGCCCAAATTAAAGTAGCCGTTTCAAAAGTTAAATCGGTATTGGTTGTTACCGTTTTCCCATCATAATTAGTCACCCTAATATTTTTCCATATATTAACTCCCAGTTTTTCTAAAAAATCTTCTGCTTTAGCCGATGCTTGTGCGCTCATGCCCTTTAAAATGCAATCGCTAGACTGTATAACATTAATTTGAACCAAACGCGTATCTAAATCGGGGTAATCTTTGGGTAAAATACCTTTTTTAATTTCAGCTAAAGCGCCTGCTAATTCAACACCTGTTGGACCTCCACCAACAATAACAAAATTCATTAAAGCATTACGTTCTATTAAATCGGTTGTTAAAAGTGCCTCTTCAAAGTTTTCAAGAATTAAACTTCGTAGGTTTAACGATTGTGGTATGGTTTTCATGGCCATACTATGGGCTTCAATCTCTTTGTTGCCAAAATAATTTGTTTCCGATCCCGAAGCAATTACCAAATAATCATATTTAAGGGTTCCTATATCGGTAATAATCTTCTTTTTTTCGGCATCAATTTGTTCAACATTAGCTAATCGAAAAATAAAATTTGGAAAATCTTTTAGAATTTTTCTAATAGGATATGCAATAGAATCGGGCTCTAATCCGCCTGTAGAAACTTGATATAATAAGGGTTGAAACGTGTGATAATTATTTTTATCCAGTAAAACAACCTGTACCTCTTTTTTAGATAATTTTTTTGCTAGAGAAATTCCAGCAAAACCACCTCCTATAATTACGACACGAGGAAAACTTGTTCTTGGTATATTCATAAACTAAATGTTACTAACAAAGGTAAGAAAAGATATAAATTTATATGCTTCTAAATTCGTTATTCGGATTAGGTTTCGTAAATTCGTGGACTGAAATAACGATTAAATTAAATCATGAGTAAATACGATATTATTGTTCTTGGAAGTGGTCCTGGTGGTTATGTTACAGCTATTAGAGCATCACAGTTAGGTTTTAAAACTGCAATTGTAGAAAAAGAAAATCTTGGTGGCGTATGTTTAAATTGGGGTTGTATTCCAACGAAAGCCTTATTAAAATCGGCGCAGGTATTTGAATACCTTAAACATGCTGGTGATTACGGTTTATCTGTAAAAGAATACGATAAAGATTTTAATGCGGTTGTACAACGCAGCAGAAGCGTTGCCGATGGCATGAGCAAAGGCGTTCAATTCTTAATGAAAAAGAACAAAATAGATGTTATTGAAGGTTATGGTAAATTAAAACCAGGTAAAAAAGTTGATGTAGACGGTACAGAATATAGCGCCGATAACATTATTATTGCTACTGGAGCGCGTTCTCGCGAGTTACCAAACTTACCTCAAGATGGTAAAAAAGTAATTGGTTACAGACAGGCAATGACATTAACCGAGCAACCTAAAAAAATGATTGTTGTAGGTTCTGGAGCTATTGGTATTGAGTTCGCTTATTTCTATAATTCTATGGGTACAAAAGTAACTATAGTAGAATATTTACCAAATATTGTTCCTGTTGAGGACGAAGATGTATCTAAACAACTAGAACGTTCATTCAAGAAAAGTGGTGTTAACATTATGACTTCTGCCGAAGTTACTACAGTTGATACTTCTGGTGAAGGTGTAAAAGCCACAGTTAAAACAAGTAAAGGTGAAGAAGTTTTAGAAGCCGATATTATTTTAAGTGCTGTTGGAATTAAAACAAACATTGAAAACATTGGTTTAGAAGATGTTGGTATTGTTGTAGATAGAGATAAGATTTTAGTAAACGATTATTACCAAACAAACATACCAGGATATTATGCTATTGGAGATGTAACTCCTGGGCCAGCATTAGCGCACGTTGCTTCTGCCGAAGGTATTCTTTGTGTTGAAAAACTAGCCAATATGCATGTTGAACCATTAGATTACGGTAATATTCCTGGATGTACGTATTGTACTCCTGAAATTGCAAGTGTTGGTTTAACCGAAAAACAAGCTAGAGAAAAAGGTATCGATATTAAAGTTGGTAAGTTTCCGTTCTCTGCATCTGGTAAAGCAAGTGCAGGTGGAAATAAAGATGGCTTTGTAAAAGTTATTTTTGATGCTAAATATGGCGAATGGTTAGGTTGCCATATGATTGGTGCTGGTGTTACCGATATGATTGCAGAAGCCGTTTTAGGTAGAAAACTTGAAACAACAGGTCATGATGTATTAAAAGCTATTCACCCTCACCCAACTATGAGTGAAGCCGTTATGGAAGCTGTAGCTGCTGCTTACGATGAAGTAATACACATCTAATACATTTTAGATACTATAAATAAAAAAGGTGCGATTCATAAAGTTTTGAATCGCACCTTTTTTTAAAATTATTTAAGCTAAACTTAAACATATACTATATAAAACTATGAATAGCAAGCTCATAGCTTTGCATACCAAAACCAAGAATAACCCCTTTAGCGTTAGGTGATATGTAAGATTGATGTCTAAATTCTTCTCTGCCAAATGTATTTGAAATATGTACTTCTACAACAGGTGTTTCTATACCTTTTATAGCATCTCCAATAGCAATAGAAGTATGCGTGTAAGCACCGGCGTTAATTATAATACCATCATAACTAAAACCAACTTCGTGCATTTTATTAATTATTTCGCCTTCAACATTCGATTGGTAATATTCTAAATCGACGTTAGCATATTTTTTTTTAACGGTATCAAAAAACTCGGTAAAAGTTAAACTTCCGTAAATTGCCGGTTCTCTTTTACCTAGTAAATTAAGATTGGGTCCGTTAATAATTATTAGTTTTTTCATTAAGTAAAAATATTAAAAATAATGTTATTTATTTTTTAAAAAATCTATCTGAGTAGTTTCATTAAGCTTCAAATTAGAAGTGGCCTTAATTGTGTTTACGCCATCTTCAATTTGAACAATAACAGTGTTTGGAGCAATTTGCCCTTCATTATTTGCCTTGATTTTAACCGACGTTTTCTGTGCTTTTAATTCTATTTTAATTTTTCGCTTTTCGTTTTTTGCTTCATAGTTATTAAGCACAACTTCACCATTAACAAAAACAGAAATTTTATCTCCATCTTCTTTGCCACCATCAAAAACAGTTAATGTAATTGTATTAGCCTTAGAAAACACACTTAAAACTTCGTTTTTACGTAAAACATTTAACTTACCAGCATCCATTAATTTTAAAGAACTCATTTTTGCTTTTATACTATCTGGTACCATCTTAGAATTTGATATTTTTTTAGATACCTTTTGAATACGTTTTTCTACAGACTCTTGTGTATTTAAAAATATTTTCCCATCTATACATTGCGTATTATCTGAAAAAAGCCCGACAAAATTTGTTTTAATATTTTTAGATTTATCTAGATTAAAATTTTTCACAGTAGCATGCACAAAGCAAAAATCCTGTTGAGAGACAGGAGATTTTGTGTAAACAATACCTGTTTCACGAAAATTTAGTTCATTTTTATCTTTTAAATATTCACCAAATATATTAGACTGTGTTTCGTGGTCTCCACCTAAATCGGTAACAGAATAACCTTTAATTTTCCCATTATTCTCGGTGAAACTTAATTTATAAGTAATAGACAAAGAATCGCTTAAAACCACCGCTCCAAAATAATTAAATTCATTCTGCGCCGCTGATTTTAAAATAATGCTAAAAAAAAGTAAACAAACTAAACATATTCTTAAATTCATAGTCTTTTTTTTCCTAAATTAGACTTACAAACATAAATCAATTAATTATGAAAATTAAATTATTACTTTCCTTTTTAATGGTAGTCTTAATGTACTCTACCAGTTATGCATCTTTTCCGGTTAAAAGATCACACACTACAACAAACAACACAGAAGTTACTACCACAAGTAGTACTGTTGATGTTTTAACTCCTATTGCTACGGTAGCAGCTAAAGACAAATGGGTTGGTGTGGCGTTATGGTTCTTTTTAGGTTGGCCATTTGCAGCACATAGATGGTATTATAAAAAACCTGTACTGTATAATATTTTATTTATTGTAACTCTTGGAGGACTAGGTATCTGGGCTATTATTGATTTAATTAACATCCTTACCGATAATTTCTAATTAAAAATTTAAATAAAAGACCAATCAAATATATTTGATTGGTCTTTTAAATGTTACAAACAAAAAAAGGAAGCAAATGCTTCCTTTTTTTTATGATACTATTTAATTAAGCATTTCGTTTAGCTTTTTTTTCTTCTCTTATTTCTTTTATTCTTTCAATTAAAGATCCTCCAATCCAATAAGGAATTACAAAGGTTAGTAAAAATATCATTAACCAAAATCCAATAGTAAGTATGGTTAAAAAAGCTAGAAATCCTAAATATTGGTCAAATTCGAACATAATTGTAAGTGTCTTTAATATATCTTAAGCAAAGATAATGTAACATATTTTGTTAAACAATAGTTAACCTAAAATTTATTAACAGCTATATTAACTTAAATCTGGTTGAGGCGTCATGCGTAAATAGGGTTTAATTTCTGTATGCCCTTTTGGAAACAACGCTGGTATCTCCTCATTTTTAACCGCTGGAGAGATAACACAATCGTCGCCACTTTGCCAGTTGGCAGGCGTCGCTAGTTTATGGTATGCCGTTAATTGTAATGAATCTATCACACGAAGTAATTCATCAAAATTTCTACCTGTTGATGCTGGATAAGTAATAATTAATTTCACTTTTTTATCGTTTCCTATAACAAAAACAGAACGTACAGTAAATTTATCACTAGCATTTGGATGAATCATATCGTATAATTCTGAAACCTTTCTATCTTCATCGGCAATTATTGGAAAGTTAACCGTTGTATTTTGAGTTTCATTTATATCTTTTATCCACCCCATGTGCGATTCTAAACCATCTACACTTAATGCAACTACCTTAACGTTGCGTTTATCAAATTCTGGTTTATACTTTGCAACAGTACCTAATTCGGTAGTACATACAGGAGTATAGTCTGCTGGATGAGAAAACAAAATTCCCCAACTATCTCCTAACCATTCGTGGAAATTAATTTCACCTTCAGAAGATTTTGCTGTAAAATTTGGAGCTGTATCTCCTAATCTAATTGTTGCCATAATTGTTATTTTTTCTTAAACTTTAATTCCTACTAAATTAATCAATTTAATATAATTAACAAAACAAGTTCGTTATAAGTTTGTTAAAAAATACTTATAAAAACTAACATATATCATGCGTGTTAACCTAGTAAAATAGTTAACTTTGTGTAGTTAATTAAATCATTTTAAGATGAGTTTTAGAATAGAAAAAGATACAATGGGCGAGGTTAAAGTGCCTGCCAATAAACTTTGGGGAGCTCAAACCGAGCGCTCTAGAAATAATTTTAAAATAGGCCCTTCTGCGTCTATGCCACTAGAAATAATCTATGGTTTTGCATATTTAAAAAAGGCTGCTGCTTACACCAATTGTGAACTAGGCGTTTTACCAATTGAGAAACGCGACTTAATTGCAGCTGTTTGTAATGAAATATTAGAAGGTAAGCACGACGACCAATTTCCGCTGGTAATCTGGCAAACAGGTTCGGGTACACAAAGTAACATGAATGTAAACGAAGTAATTGCAAACAGAGCACAACAATTAGCAGGAAAAATTATTGGTGAAGGCGAAAAGGCCATTCAACCGAATGATGATGTTAATAAATCGCAATCTTCTAACGATACGTTTCCAACGGGTATGCATATTGCAGCTTACAAAAAAATTGTTGAAGTAACCATTCCGGGAGTAAAGCAATTACGAGATACCTTAAAGAAAAAATCTGAAGAGTTTAAATCTGTTGTAAAAATTGGTCGTACCCATTTAATGGATGCTACTCCTTTAACCTTAGGTCAAGAATTATCGGGTTATGTAGCTCAATTAGATCATGGATTAAAAGCCCTAGAAAATACCTTACCACATTTAAGTGAACTCGCATTAGGTGGAACAGCCGTAGGAACTGGTTTAAACACACCAAAAGGTTATAGTAAACGCGTTGCCGAATATATTGCCGAGTTTACAGGCTTACCTTTTGTTACTGCACCCAACAAATTTGAAGCCTTAGCTGCTCACGATGCCCTAGTTGAAACTCACGGAGCACTAAAACAACTAGCCGTATCTTTAAATAAAATAGCTAACGATATTAGAATGATGGCTTCTGGCCCCAGAAGTGGTATTGGAGAAATTATAATCCCTGCAAATGAACCAGGAAGTTCAATTATGCCAGGAAAAGTTAATCCAACTCAATGTGAAGCATTAACTATGGTTTGTGCTCAAGTTTTAGGAAATGATGTTGCTATTTCTGTTGGCGGACTTCAAGGTCATTACGAATTAAACGTTTTCAAACCAGTTATGGCAGCCAATGTTTTACAATCTGCTCAATTAATAGGTGATGCTTGTGTGAGTTTTGATGAAAATTGTGCTATTGGCATAGAGCCTAATTATGAAGTAATAAAAACGTTATTAAACAATTCTTTAATGCTTGTTACTGCTTTAAATACTAAAATAGGATATTATAAAGCTGCTGAAATTGCTAATACTGCACATAAAAACGGTACTACTTTAAAACAAGAAGCTGTTAATTTAGGGTATGTTACTGCTGAAGATTATGATGAATGGGTAAAACCAGAAGACATGGTTGGTAGTTTAAAATAAGCTACTATCTTAAAAAATAAAAAAACAGGTAAATTTACATTTACCTGTTTTTTTTTGGTTGGTTAGTTTTAAATCCGAATAATTTCTTATTGGAAATCATTCAAATATATAAAATAACAACCTCTAAATTGTTAACATTTGTTAAACCAAATCTAATTTTTTTCTTATTCTACTTAATTGTACCGGAGTTATCCCTAAATAGGATGCAATATGATACTGTGGTATAATCTTATCAACTTCGGGTATTTGTTTTCTCAACTCCAAATACCTATCTGTTGCATTCAACGAAATAAGTTCAATCAATCTGTTTTCATAAAAACCATAAAATTTCTCTATAACCTTAATATATAGATTTTTAAGAGCAATATCGTTTTTACTTTTTTCAATAAACTTACAATAATTCATTTCAAATACTTCACAATCTGAAAGTGTTTCAAAAACAAAAGATGAAGGTTTTTTATCTATCAAAGCCGTTAAATGCCCTATTACAGAAATAGGCAAGTAAAAACTTTTATTGTATTCTTTTCCAGATTCTGTAATCATATAACAACGAATTTGACCAGAAAATATCATATATACTTTAGTTGGTACTTCATTCATTTTAATTAATTGAGTACCAGCTTTCACAGTTTTGAATTCAGAAATTTCTAAAAGCAACTGTACATGTTCTTCTGTTAACTCTGTATAAGAATTTAAAAACTCAACACCTTTAGTAATATCTATCATTGTATTAATTTATAAAAAAAGATAACATAAAATGTTATCTTTTTTATTATATCCATTTCAGAATTTAAAAATATATAAAGTAAATTGATTTAAATCACTTTTTTATACTTTTTTTATTCAAATAAAACATTTTTTTTTGTAAGGTTATGCTTATTTGTATTTATTGAAAGATAAACCTACCACGAACAATTACTTTAAGGTAAATTCTGAAGTCGACACTAAATCTTTCTCATTAAACACATTTACGATATAACGTCCTTTTTGAAATTCTTTATCGCCTTTAGATTCTACGAATTCACAGATATTTAAATTGGCATTTTCGTAATTAAATTTACTAATTGTGCTATAATTTAGACTAACAGCACCAAATTGTACTTGCTCATTTAAACCAAGGATGTTGTTTTTAGGATCTATAACTTGTATGTATAATTCTTGATCGCCTGCTTGTACTAATTTATTTTTAGCAACAATAAAACAAACTCTAATTTTATCACTTCTTCCTGCGCGCTCTGTTGGAATTACTTTTCCTGAAGTTCGAACAATAACACCACTGGCCTTTAAATCGACAGCTGTTAAAACTGCTGCATTAGAAACCACATCTGCTAAGGCATTGTTTTGAAGCAATAACGAATCGGTGAACATAGTGCGCTCTTCTAGCTGCACACGAGTACTATCTAAAGAACTGGCTAAATAAGAATTCTCTACTTTAAGTTTTTCATTTTGCTCTAATAAAACATCCATCTCTTTTTGAAGCGAGATATATTTTTGTTTATACTTCCATAAACTCTTAATGTTAGTTTCTGAAATTTTTAATGAATCTATTAAGCCTTGAATTCGATTACGTGCTTCTACTAAATTTTTGTTAGCTATTTCATTTTCGCCAATTGCCTCATCGTATTGTTTGGCCATGGCACTTAAATCATTCATAACTAACTGTTTTTGTTCTGTTAAGTCTTTTTCTACTTGAGCGCTTTTAGAATATAAATTCATTGTGTAAAAAGCGGTTCCTAAAAACAAAACCAATGCAATACCTAATGCTACTTTTAAACCTGTACTACTTTTACTATTTTCCATAATTTGTTTGTTTAAATTTTAAATTAATTTTTAGATGCCTTTTAATTTATAGAGGTTTTATTTTAGTTTTTCAAAATTTACAATTCTAAATAAATTTAAGAAATAGCTCATTTTAATGATAACAACATCCTATTTTAAAAGTGCATTTGATTTATATACGTGACAGTTAAAAGTTTGGATCTTGAAGCTTATTTTTTTTCGATAAACTAACAATATATGTGTTTTTTGTAAAACCTCTCTATTTAAAGATTTATAAATATTTCCTTTAACTCACTATAATTATTGATTTATGATGCATCAAAAATATTATAAATTTGAGCATATTGTAGCAAAACAATCGTTCTAGTATCATGTATTAAGCCGTTTTCTAACATTTTAATGGCTTCAGTAAAAGGAATTTCCAAAACCTCGATATCTTCATGTTCTGTATCTATACCTCCGCCCTCACTAACTTTCATATTATCTGTATATTCACCAATAAAAAAATGCATTTTTTCGGTCATAACTCCTGGAGATGAGTAAGCTTCATAAACTTTTTTCACCTCTTTAATTCTATAACCAACTTCTTCTTCAGTTTCACGAATAATACAAGCTTCAGGATGATCTTTATCTAACATGCCTGCACAAATTTCAACCAAAAAACCATCGTTATTATCGTTTAAAAATGTTGGCATCCTAAATTGTTTAACTAAAATAACGGTTTTCTTTAGTTTGTTATATAATAATATACCCGCACCATCGCCTCTATTATAAACCTCTCGCATTTGAGTCACCCAATTTCCGGATTTCATCTTATAATCAAAAACATATTTCTTTAAAATGTAATAATTATCGGAAAGTAATTCGTTTTTTATGTTCTTTAAATGTTCTGTATTCATTAGAAATATTGTTTTTTATAACATGATTTTACTATAGTAAATCTGTATTTAAGACTAATAATCAAGTGCTTTTAACCCGAAATATTCTTAATTTGGACTTAGAAATTACACACAATCAAATTATTACCTCTTAAATTGAAAAATAAATAAAATACATTATATTTGATACATAAACTAATCATTAGGATTTATTATGATTCAAAATTACTACAATTCTTTTCTAAAATTACCATTGATTAGTCAATCGAGCATTTTAACCATTTTAATTATTGCGTTTACCTTTTTTAGTATTCTTCTGTTATTGGGATTACGAAAATCTTATAAATTAAAAAAAGAAAACGAACGCTTAGAAAAATTAAGTGAAGAAATGTCTAAAAAAGAAGAAGAATACACCGACTTCACCGAAGGGCATATGTACCAATAAATATATTTATGATAGAGGGAATTTTTTGTTTAATTTTTATTTTGATAATGGCTTTAATTGCAGTTTGTATTAAAAGTGATTTATATGTTGACGAGCATAATTTAGCGATTCAAAATGAATTAGATACTTTCGATAAAAATTTTAAACATATCGAATCTATTGAGATAGATTCAAACTTTAAAACGGGCTCGGGACACTTATATCAATAAAAAAACGCCCACTTTACAGTGAGCGCTTTTCAAATATTATCTTACAAGTTTTTTATACTTAATACGTTTTGGAGTTAAATCACCACCCAAACGTTTCTTTTTGTTTTCTTCATATTCACTAAAACTTCCCTCAAAGAAATAAACTTGAGAATCGCCTTCAAAAGCTAAAATATGAGTACAAATTCTATCTAAAAACCATCTATCATGCGAAATAACTACGGCACAACCAGCAAAGTTTTCTAAACCTTCCTCTAATGCTCGTAAGGTATTTACATCAAGGTCGTTTGTAGGCTCATCTAAAAGCAATACGTTTCCTTCTTCTTTAAGCGTCATGGCTAAATGCAAGCGGTTACGCTCACCACCAGATAGTAATTTTACTTTTTTATTTTGCTCGCCACCAGAGAAATTAAAACGACTTAAATACGCTCTGGAATTTACCTCTCGGCCGCCCATTAAAATAAGCTCTTGCTCGTCGCTAAAATTTTGCCAAATTGTTTTTTCAGGATCGATGTTAGAGTGACTTTGGTCTACGTAGGCTATTTTTGCTGTTTCACCCACAACAAACTCGCCCTTATCTGGAGTTTGTTCGCCCATAATCATTCTAAAAATAGTGGTTTTACCAGCACCATTCGGGCCAATAACTCCTACAATACCGGCTTGTGGTAATTTAAAATTTAAATCTTCATAAAGTAATTTGTCATCAAATCCTTTACTAACTCCAACAGCTTCAATAACATTGGTACCTAAACGTGGACCGTTTGGAATGTATATTTCAAGTTTTTCATCAAGTTGTTTTTGGTCTTGACTCATTAACTTGTCGTAATTATTTAAACGTGCTTTTTGCTTGGTTTGACGTCCTTTAGCTCCTTGACGTACCCACTCCAACTCACGCTCTAATGTTTTTTGGCGCTTAGATGCTGTTTTACTTTCTTGTGCCAAACGTTTCGATTTCTGGTCTAACCAAGATGAGTAATTTCCTTTCCAAGGAATACCTTCTCCTCTATCTAATTCTAAAATCCAACCAGCTACGTTATCTAAAAAGTATCTATCGTGCGTTACAGCAATTACTGTTCCTTTATATTGTGCTAAATGCTGCTCTAACCAATGTACCGATTCGGCATCTAAGTGGTTGGTAGGCTCATCTAAAAGTAATACATCGGGTTCTTGCAATAATAATCGGCATAAAGCAACACGACGTTTTTCACCACCAGATAAAACACTTATTTTTTTATCGCCATCGGGTGTACGAAGCGCATCCATAGCAATTTCTAATTTTGTATCCAGTTCCCAAGCATTTGAAGCATCAATTTTATCCTGTAGTTCGGCTTGACGGTTCATGAGTTTGTCCATTTTATCGGGGTCGCTATAAACCTCTTCTAAACCAAACATATCATTTATTTTATTGTATTCTTCAAGAATCGCAACCGTTTCGGCAGCACCTTCTCTAACAATTTCAATAACTGTTTTTGTTTCGTCTAATTTTGGTTCTTGCTCTAAATAACCAACCGAATAATCTTGTAAAAAGGTAACATCGCCTTGATAATTTTTATCTACACCTGCAATAATTTTAAGCAAAGTAGACTTACCCGAACCATTTAAACCTAAAATTCCAATTTTAGCTCCGTAGAAAAAACTTAGGTAAATATTTTTTAAAACTGGTGTATTAGCACCTTGAAATGTCTTAGTTAAACCAGACATTGAGAAAATAACTTTCTTATCGTCACTCATTTTGTAACTACTATTTTTTTGTTAGAAGAAATTAAACGCGGCCTTTTAATGCATTAAAAACCCAGGCAATGGCAAAGAAACCAAAACCCACAGCAGCAAAACCCCAACCTGCAACATCATCGTATCTAAAAGCGCCAAGCGCTATTAAACTTAATCCTACTATTATCATTATTGTTGTGGCCCAAGCCAATACTGTATTTTTATTCATTGCCATAGTTAGTTGTATAAATTTAATAAAGGCAAATATCGTGTTTTTACTACTAAATTTAAAACTTAAAAAAAATATATTCTTATAAAGTTAAAATTGATAAAATTTGAAATAGGAATCTTTAACATATTTAAGGCAGGTCTTTTTAAAAACTCATTTTTATTCGCAAATTATTTCTAAATAACAACTTTCAGAAGAATATTCTAAAGACTCTTTAATTAACTTTTTTTTATTGTTTAAAAAAAGTTTAAATCATGAACAAGCAACTATTTTTGCGCTTGATTTTTACATAAAAAAGCCCAATTAAATTTATTATGAATAAAGCCTTATTATCTCTAGCCATTGGAGGTTTTGGAATTGGACTCACTGAATTTGTTATCATGGGAATTTTACCAGATGTTGCAAACGCTTTTAGTATTTCCATTCCAAAAGCTGGTCATTTTATTTCTGCCTATGCACTCGGTGTTGTTGTTGGCGCCCCATTATTAACGGGCATAGGCAGTAAATGGGCCGCTAACAAGGTATTATTGGGATTAATGATTTGGTTTACAGTATTTAATACCCTTTCTGCATTTGCCTCTGGTTATAATTCGTTCATGGTTTTAAGATTTATGTCCGGGTTGCCCCATGGGGCATTTTTTGGTATAGGCGCGGTCGTTGCTGGCAAACTATCAAAAAAAGGTAAAGAGGCACAAGGAATAGCCATTATGTTTAGCGGCTTAACAATAGCCAATTTAATGGGGGTTCCTTTAGGAACTTATTTAGGGAAGCATTTTAACTGGAGTATCTCATTTTTAATGGTTGGTATTGTGGGTGTTTTAGCTGTTTTAAGTGTTAAATTCTGGATGCCATTATTAAAACAATCTTCTGAAGTTAATTTCTTTAAAGAATTCAAAATTTTTAAACGCTTGGAACTGTGGTTAATTATTTTACTAACAACCATTGGTACTGGTGGATTTTTTGCTTGGTATAGTTACATTTCACCCTTAATAACAGATGTAGCAGGACATTCTAAAGAAATGGTTTCGTATGCCATGATTTTAGCAGGATTAGGTATGGTTATAGGAAACTTTCTAGGAGCAAAATTGGCAGAACGATTTATACCAATACAT contains the following coding sequences:
- a CDS encoding NAD(P)/FAD-dependent oxidoreductase — translated: MNIPRTSFPRVVIIGGGFAGISLAKKLSKKEVQVVLLDKNNYHTFQPLLYQVSTGGLEPDSIAYPIRKILKDFPNFIFRLANVEQIDAEKKKIITDIGTLKYDYLVIASGSETNYFGNKEIEAHSMAMKTIPQSLNLRSLILENFEEALLTTDLIERNALMNFVIVGGGPTGVELAGALAEIKKGILPKDYPDLDTRLVQINVIQSSDCILKGMSAQASAKAEDFLEKLGVNIWKNIRVTNYDGKTVTTNTDLTFETATLIWAAGVKGATIKGLDAGDFVTRSNRLLVNEFSQVKGYDDIFAVGDVASMVSPEFPDGLPMMAQPAIQQGKQLGENLLKLIENKPMVPFVYNDKGAMATIGRNKAVVDLPKIRFQGVFAWYVWMFVHLFFLIGFRNRMVVFINWVYNYIRFDREARLIIRPYKKKHRIQ
- the lpdA gene encoding dihydrolipoyl dehydrogenase, with translation MSKYDIIVLGSGPGGYVTAIRASQLGFKTAIVEKENLGGVCLNWGCIPTKALLKSAQVFEYLKHAGDYGLSVKEYDKDFNAVVQRSRSVADGMSKGVQFLMKKNKIDVIEGYGKLKPGKKVDVDGTEYSADNIIIATGARSRELPNLPQDGKKVIGYRQAMTLTEQPKKMIVVGSGAIGIEFAYFYNSMGTKVTIVEYLPNIVPVEDEDVSKQLERSFKKSGVNIMTSAEVTTVDTSGEGVKATVKTSKGEEVLEADIILSAVGIKTNIENIGLEDVGIVVDRDKILVNDYYQTNIPGYYAIGDVTPGPALAHVASAEGILCVEKLANMHVEPLDYGNIPGCTYCTPEIASVGLTEKQAREKGIDIKVGKFPFSASGKASAGGNKDGFVKVIFDAKYGEWLGCHMIGAGVTDMIAEAVLGRKLETTGHDVLKAIHPHPTMSEAVMEAVAAAYDEVIHI
- the aroQ gene encoding type II 3-dehydroquinate dehydratase, whose translation is MKKLIIINGPNLNLLGKREPAIYGSLTFTEFFDTVKKKYANVDLEYYQSNVEGEIINKMHEVGFSYDGIIINAGAYTHTSIAIGDAIKGIETPVVEVHISNTFGREEFRHQSYISPNAKGVILGFGMQSYELAIHSFI
- a CDS encoding TM2 domain-containing protein encodes the protein MKIKLLLSFLMVVLMYSTSYASFPVKRSHTTTNNTEVTTTSSTVDVLTPIATVAAKDKWVGVALWFFLGWPFAAHRWYYKKPVLYNILFIVTLGGLGIWAIIDLINILTDNF
- a CDS encoding peroxiredoxin; its protein translation is MATIRLGDTAPNFTAKSSEGEINFHEWLGDSWGILFSHPADYTPVCTTELGTVAKYKPEFDKRNVKVVALSVDGLESHMGWIKDINETQNTTVNFPIIADEDRKVSELYDMIHPNASDKFTVRSVFVIGNDKKVKLIITYPASTGRNFDELLRVIDSLQLTAYHKLATPANWQSGDDCVISPAVKNEEIPALFPKGHTEIKPYLRMTPQPDLS
- the fumC gene encoding class II fumarate hydratase; the protein is MSFRIEKDTMGEVKVPANKLWGAQTERSRNNFKIGPSASMPLEIIYGFAYLKKAAAYTNCELGVLPIEKRDLIAAVCNEILEGKHDDQFPLVIWQTGSGTQSNMNVNEVIANRAQQLAGKIIGEGEKAIQPNDDVNKSQSSNDTFPTGMHIAAYKKIVEVTIPGVKQLRDTLKKKSEEFKSVVKIGRTHLMDATPLTLGQELSGYVAQLDHGLKALENTLPHLSELALGGTAVGTGLNTPKGYSKRVAEYIAEFTGLPFVTAPNKFEALAAHDALVETHGALKQLAVSLNKIANDIRMMASGPRSGIGEIIIPANEPGSSIMPGKVNPTQCEALTMVCAQVLGNDVAISVGGLQGHYELNVFKPVMAANVLQSAQLIGDACVSFDENCAIGIEPNYEVIKTLLNNSLMLVTALNTKIGYYKAAEIANTAHKNGTTLKQEAVNLGYVTAEDYDEWVKPEDMVGSLK
- a CDS encoding Crp/Fnr family transcriptional regulator: MIDITKGVEFLNSYTELTEEHVQLLLEISEFKTVKAGTQLIKMNEVPTKVYMIFSGQIRCYMITESGKEYNKSFYLPISVIGHLTALIDKKPSSFVFETLSDCEVFEMNYCKFIEKSKNDIALKNLYIKVIEKFYGFYENRLIELISLNATDRYLELRKQIPEVDKIIPQYHIASYLGITPVQLSRIRKKLDLV